In a single window of the Thermus amyloliquefaciens genome:
- the ftsE gene encoding cell division ATP-binding protein FtsE produces the protein MIAFHRVGLEYPRTGTKALYNVSLEVKKGEFVYVVGHSGAGKSTLLALILRRLLPTQGAVYFAGQNLRLLKGDQVALHRRRIGMVFQDHRLLADMTVEENLAFVLRVQGVSPREWGERIAIALRRVGLSHKKRAFPDELSVGEAQRVAIARALLLDPPVILADEPTGNLDLDNALQVLDILKAAHQRGATVVVATHSRELLEAYPARVVVLKAGQVVRDERPGEGGSIRVRESPDRGGKEGV, from the coding sequence ATGATCGCCTTCCACCGGGTGGGCCTGGAGTACCCCCGCACGGGGACCAAGGCGCTTTACAACGTGAGCCTCGAGGTGAAAAAGGGGGAGTTCGTCTACGTGGTGGGGCACTCGGGGGCGGGGAAGTCCACCCTGCTGGCCCTGATCCTGCGCCGGCTTCTGCCCACCCAGGGGGCGGTGTACTTTGCGGGCCAAAACCTCAGGCTCCTGAAAGGGGACCAGGTGGCCCTCCACCGCCGCAGGATCGGGATGGTCTTCCAGGACCACCGCCTCCTTGCCGACATGACGGTGGAGGAGAACCTGGCCTTTGTGCTCCGGGTGCAGGGGGTTTCCCCCAGGGAATGGGGAGAGCGCATCGCCATAGCCCTAAGGCGGGTGGGGCTTTCCCACAAGAAAAGGGCCTTTCCCGATGAGCTTTCGGTGGGGGAGGCCCAGCGGGTGGCCATCGCCCGGGCCTTGCTCCTGGACCCCCCGGTGATCCTGGCGGACGAGCCCACGGGAAACCTGGACCTGGACAACGCCCTCCAGGTGCTGGATATCCTCAAGGCCGCCCATCAGCGGGGGGCCACGGTGGTGGTGGCCACCCACAGCCGGGAGCTTTTGGAGGCCTATCCCGCGCGGGTGGTGGTGCTGAAGGCCGGGCAGGTGGTGCGGGACGAACGCCCTGGGGAAGGTGGTAGCATAAGGGTAAGGGAAAGCCCTGACCGGGGCGGAAAGGAGGGTGTATGA
- a CDS encoding S41 family peptidase, whose protein sequence is MKKRAWLIAGLGVVLALVYAQLPRPQAENPLQNPNGQALLEVYQRIQQDYLEPLPREKLNALLEGAIGGMVSALKDPFTSYSPPQRASLRQEDLRGEFFGIGATLTPANPDGTGAKIEGVMKGLPAQRAGMRAGDVILEVDGEDVTGLPLQEVVARIRGREGTKVTIKVRREGTPAPLVFELIREKVEIISVSTGKIGDVGYIALETFGNFKVEDQLKRAIDGLKAQGIKKLILDLRDNGGGLLDQGCAVASAFLKEGPIVYTRTKNLTRVWCEAAGKPLWDGPMVVLVNGNSASASEIVAGALQDYGRAKVIGEKTFGKGVGQTPYTLANGGELTLVTFEWLTPKHRAINKEGLKPDIEVKDTRFPTPFSLQGAGAPAGAEISVTLNGKTVKVKADAEGKFTYAEPQRQRPLPEDRGQAVLDLEQDAILKRALEELNATR, encoded by the coding sequence ATGAAAAAACGCGCATGGCTCATCGCAGGGCTCGGGGTGGTCCTGGCCCTGGTGTACGCCCAGCTTCCTCGTCCCCAGGCGGAAAACCCCCTGCAAAACCCCAACGGCCAGGCCCTCCTGGAGGTCTACCAAAGGATCCAGCAGGATTACCTGGAACCCTTGCCCCGGGAGAAGCTGAACGCCCTATTGGAGGGGGCCATCGGGGGCATGGTGTCCGCCTTGAAGGACCCCTTCACCAGCTACTCCCCGCCCCAACGGGCAAGCCTCCGGCAGGAGGACCTGAGGGGGGAGTTCTTCGGCATCGGGGCCACCCTCACCCCCGCCAACCCCGACGGCACGGGGGCCAAGATCGAAGGGGTGATGAAGGGCCTGCCCGCCCAGCGGGCGGGGATGCGGGCGGGGGATGTGATCCTGGAGGTGGACGGGGAGGATGTGACCGGCCTTCCCCTGCAAGAGGTGGTGGCCAGAATCCGGGGCCGTGAGGGCACCAAGGTCACCATCAAGGTGCGCCGGGAGGGGACCCCCGCTCCCCTGGTCTTCGAGCTCATCCGGGAGAAGGTGGAGATCATCTCCGTCTCCACGGGGAAGATCGGGGACGTGGGCTACATCGCCCTGGAGACCTTCGGCAACTTCAAGGTGGAGGACCAGCTGAAGCGGGCCATTGACGGGCTCAAGGCCCAGGGCATCAAGAAGCTCATCCTTGACCTGCGCGACAACGGGGGAGGCCTCCTGGACCAGGGTTGCGCGGTGGCCAGCGCCTTCTTGAAGGAAGGCCCCATCGTCTACACCCGCACCAAGAACCTCACCCGGGTCTGGTGCGAGGCCGCGGGGAAACCCTTGTGGGATGGCCCCATGGTGGTCCTGGTCAACGGGAACAGCGCCTCCGCCAGCGAGATCGTGGCCGGGGCCCTGCAGGACTACGGCCGGGCCAAGGTCATTGGGGAAAAGACCTTCGGCAAGGGCGTGGGGCAAACCCCCTACACCCTGGCCAACGGAGGCGAGCTCACCCTGGTCACCTTTGAGTGGCTCACCCCCAAGCACCGGGCCATCAACAAGGAGGGCCTGAAGCCCGACATCGAGGTGAAGGACACCCGTTTCCCCACCCCCTTCTCCCTGCAAGGGGCCGGGGCCCCGGCAGGCGCCGAGATCTCCGTGACCCTAAACGGCAAGACCGTGAAGGTCAAGGCCGATGCCGAGGGGAAGTTCACCTACGCCGAACCCCAGCGCCAGCGCCCCCTCCCCGAGGACCGGGGGCAGGCGGTCTTGGACCTGGAGCAAGACGCCATCCTCAAGCGGGCCCTGGAGGAGCTGAACGCCACCCGCTAA